The nucleotide window GACGTTCGTTCTCCGGAACATTCTTATATACATCATCATAAGGATGGAAACCATCTTTAATGATTGTGTCCATTACTTCATCTTTTCCAACCATAATTGGATCAAGTTTAATGAACGGGACATCAACTTTTCCGTTGTTGACTTTTTCGCTTCCTTCAACCTTTTCGCCTTTTGCTAGTTGAACGGCAACTTCCGCACTCTTTGTCGCAATCGTTTTAATAGGTTTGTAGACGGTCATCGACTGTTTTCCTTCAACAATACGTTGAACCGCGGCTAAATCAGCATCTTGACCGGAAATGGCCACCTTGCCATCCATGTTTTGTGCAGATAATGCCTGAATAGCACCGCCAGCTGTGGCATCATTGGATGCGACAACTGCATCGATTTTATTTTTATTAGCAGTTAAGGCATTCTCCATAATTTTCATTGCTTCATTGGCATCCCAGTTTTTAGCCCACTGGTCCCCAATGATTTTAATATCACCTTTATCAACTAAAGGCTGGATCACATTCATTTGGCCTTCTCTAAACATTTTGGCATTATTGTCTGTTGGCGAGCCGCCAAGCATGAAGTAATTTCCTTTAGGAACATTCTTTACAACATATTCCG belongs to Neobacillus sp. OS1-2 and includes:
- the xylF gene encoding D-xylose ABC transporter substrate-binding protein, with amino-acid sequence MKKCKGLLSLFLVSLLVLMLAACGEDVASQKASSSKGDQNKKIKIGLSVSDLTLERWQHDRDIFVEKAKGLGADVFVQSANGDEAKQLSQIQNMLSQGIDALVIIAINSDSLTTVVDQAKQEGIPVLAYDRLINNSDVSAYVSFDNVRVGEMQAEYVVKNVPKGNYFMLGGSPTDNNAKMFREGQMNVIQPLVDKGDIKIIGDQWAKNWDANEAMKIMENALTANKNKIDAVVASNDATAGGAIQALSAQNMDGKVAISGQDADLAAVQRIVEGKQSMTVYKPIKTIATKSAEVAVQLAKGEKVEGSEKVNNGKVDVPFIKLDPIMVGKDEVMDTIIKDGFHPYDDVYKNVPENERPPRP